One Idiomarina loihiensis L2TR genomic window carries:
- a CDS encoding RodZ domain-containing protein gives MTAENESTQDNKKPESEAAQETEQKPSKGPGEILREAREAKGLEQREVADQLRLRKQIIELLEADDYSTFSTATFIKGYLRSYAKLLDLDDTELFEAYKARGYKEVESSQMQSFSRRKKHEESDNRLMLITYVVIIIVVALVIWWWQEPDLGFSEGETGTQESSEVSPVNTDDEADNVGDIEISNQPTEPQIAPNEDEAILESEVEADDTNVAVESVQEPVSESGENDNENNDESQAANTDSAANDVNDTQELPTETAEQTDNQAETSVESEAVEPSPQPEAVSASLVLEFNEECWVKIDDASGETQAVGVKAAGYRMPVPGEAPFSVTLCKPEAVNVSFNGNAFNMDQFRTGRVARFTVPSEEQ, from the coding sequence ATGACTGCTGAAAACGAATCAACACAAGATAACAAAAAGCCAGAATCGGAAGCGGCACAAGAAACAGAGCAAAAGCCGAGTAAAGGTCCTGGTGAAATTCTGAGAGAAGCCCGTGAAGCTAAAGGTTTAGAGCAACGCGAGGTTGCAGACCAGTTGCGTTTGCGAAAGCAGATTATTGAATTACTGGAAGCCGATGATTATTCAACTTTCTCTACGGCAACCTTTATTAAAGGTTATTTACGCTCTTACGCCAAACTGCTTGATTTAGACGATACCGAGCTGTTTGAGGCTTATAAAGCCAGAGGCTATAAAGAAGTTGAAAGCAGCCAGATGCAGAGCTTCTCAAGACGTAAAAAGCATGAAGAAAGCGACAACCGCTTAATGTTAATTACTTATGTGGTTATCATTATTGTTGTGGCCTTGGTTATTTGGTGGTGGCAAGAGCCGGATCTTGGTTTTAGTGAAGGCGAAACTGGCACGCAGGAAAGTTCAGAAGTTTCTCCGGTAAATACTGATGATGAAGCTGATAACGTCGGTGATATTGAAATTTCAAACCAGCCGACAGAGCCACAAATTGCGCCGAATGAAGATGAAGCTATATTAGAGTCAGAAGTTGAAGCTGATGACACGAATGTTGCGGTCGAGTCGGTACAAGAACCCGTTAGTGAAAGCGGCGAGAATGACAACGAGAATAACGACGAATCGCAGGCCGCTAACACTGATTCGGCGGCTAATGATGTTAACGATACCCAAGAGTTACCAACTGAAACTGCCGAGCAGACAGATAACCAAGCTGAAACTTCGGTCGAGTCAGAAGCTGTTGAGCCGTCGCCGCAACCAGAAGCGGTTTCAGCCAGCCTGGTGTTAGAGTTTAATGAAGAATGCTGGGTTAAAATTGATGATGCTTCCGGTGAAACTCAGGCTGTTGGTGTAAAAGCTGCAGGCTACCGTATGCCAGTCCCTGGCGAAGCGCCTTTTTCAGTAACACTGTGTAAACCTGAAGCTGTTAATGTCAGCTTTAACGGTAATGCCTTTAATATGGACCAGTTCCGGACTGGTCGTGTCGCGCGCTTTACCGTACCGTCAGAAGAGCAGTAG
- a CDS encoding tetratricopeptide repeat protein, whose product MRTALLLIAAALYGCTANPEQSVSVGNDVRLQLGLAYLAQGKLKLAHPHLQTALTNNPRSLDANLALGQWYLATNDVDSALSLYQQTLSWQPMSGALYNNYAVALCVAGDWEKALRYFDKVTLDPVYPHHARAEANKAECLARVGHDAAQP is encoded by the coding sequence ATGCGAACCGCTTTATTATTGATAGCCGCAGCGCTATATGGTTGTACCGCTAACCCTGAACAGTCGGTATCTGTGGGTAATGATGTACGGTTGCAGCTTGGACTTGCTTATTTGGCGCAAGGGAAATTGAAGCTTGCGCATCCGCATTTGCAAACCGCATTGACGAACAATCCCCGGTCTCTGGATGCCAATCTTGCCTTAGGGCAATGGTATTTAGCGACAAATGACGTTGATTCTGCTTTGTCACTTTACCAACAGACATTATCATGGCAACCTATGAGCGGTGCATTGTACAATAACTATGCGGTTGCACTGTGTGTGGCTGGTGACTGGGAAAAAGCACTCAGGTATTTTGATAAAGTGACATTGGATCCAGTGTATCCACATCATGCCAGAGCTGAGGCCAATAAAGCCGAATGTCTGGCTCGGGTAGGTCACGACGCAGCTCAACCATAA
- a CDS encoding bifunctional tRNA (adenosine(37)-C2)-methyltransferase TrmG/ribosomal RNA large subunit methyltransferase RlmN, with the protein MTNAIDKKVNLLDLNREGIKEFFREMGEKPFRAEQVMKWLYHFCVDDFDEMTNLNKALREKLKQVAEIRAPEVREQQQSSDGTIKFAMTLFDGQDVETVWIPEGDRATLCVSSQVGCALECTFCSTGAQGFNRNLSVAEIIGQVWRVNQLLGAYGKTGIKPVTNVVMMGMGEPLLNLNNVVPAMELMLDDLGFGLSKRRVTLSTSGVVPALEKLRERIDVMLAISLHAPDDELRNEIVPINKKYNIEEFLASSRRYVEQSKAQRKVTVEYVMLDHVNDSTDQAHALAKTLKDTPSKINLIPFNPFPGSDYGRSSNSRIDRFAKVLMEYGLTVMVRKTRGDDIDAACGQLVGDVIDRTKRILKRQQKQRGGEAIAVKTT; encoded by the coding sequence ATGACCAACGCAATAGATAAAAAAGTGAACTTACTCGACCTGAATCGTGAGGGAATTAAAGAGTTCTTTCGTGAAATGGGTGAGAAACCATTTCGTGCTGAACAAGTAATGAAGTGGCTGTATCACTTTTGTGTCGATGACTTTGATGAGATGACCAATCTTAATAAAGCCTTGCGTGAAAAGCTCAAGCAAGTCGCTGAAATACGCGCGCCTGAAGTTCGCGAACAGCAGCAGTCATCGGACGGTACGATTAAGTTCGCCATGACCCTGTTTGACGGTCAGGACGTGGAAACAGTATGGATACCCGAGGGTGATCGCGCTACTTTGTGCGTGTCTTCTCAGGTTGGTTGTGCATTAGAATGCACTTTCTGCTCAACCGGGGCTCAAGGCTTTAACCGTAACCTCAGTGTGGCAGAAATCATCGGTCAGGTATGGCGGGTGAATCAGCTGTTAGGGGCTTATGGCAAGACCGGAATTAAACCCGTAACGAACGTGGTTATGATGGGCATGGGGGAACCTTTGCTTAACTTAAACAATGTAGTTCCGGCAATGGAGCTAATGTTAGATGACCTGGGTTTCGGTTTATCCAAACGCCGCGTTACGTTAAGTACTTCAGGTGTTGTTCCTGCGTTGGAAAAACTGCGTGAACGCATTGATGTGATGTTGGCTATTTCGTTGCACGCGCCAGACGATGAGTTGCGCAACGAGATTGTACCTATTAATAAGAAGTACAATATTGAAGAATTTCTGGCATCCAGCCGTCGTTATGTTGAGCAGTCAAAAGCTCAGCGTAAAGTAACGGTAGAGTATGTCATGCTGGACCATGTGAACGATTCAACCGATCAGGCACATGCGCTGGCAAAAACCTTAAAAGATACCCCGAGTAAAATTAATCTTATTCCATTTAATCCTTTCCCGGGTTCGGACTACGGACGCTCCAGTAACTCGCGAATTGACCGTTTTGCCAAAGTGCTTATGGAGTACGGTTTGACGGTAATGGTACGGAAGACTCGTGGGGATGATATCGATGCAGCTTGCGGGCAATTAGTGGGCGATGTCATCGATCGTACAAAACGTATACTGAAACGTCAGCAGAAACAGCGTGGTGGGGAAGCAATAGCTGTAAAGACCACGTAA